A genomic stretch from Deinococcus humi includes:
- a CDS encoding GNAT family N-acetyltransferase, whose protein sequence is MSVTVRPIGDGEWAAAEWDAAAHLLSLAQPHEPWGARELRKRQQEQTDWGYRAGVLVALQDGEVRGMAAYSQNPGAYHPQRYVLELAVHPASGGRGVGGALWDALEGILREHDAQQARILAREDHPVAPGFLARRGFTAGKRYFTSSLDVTAFDDAPFRTLLAALAAQGVRIRSLAELQAGHMPDLHTRLHALMSDVRGDVPRADPVTPLSFQVFKDAVLGDPGLLPQAYLVAEAGGEWIGQTTLFRSEASRELFTGLTGVTREWRGRGVATALKVAAIGVVRALGAPTIRTDNASDNAPMLRVNDRLGFVRDPATVSYLRQF, encoded by the coding sequence ATGAGCGTGACCGTCCGCCCGATCGGGGACGGGGAGTGGGCCGCTGCGGAATGGGACGCTGCCGCCCACCTGCTATCCCTGGCCCAGCCCCACGAGCCCTGGGGTGCCAGGGAACTGCGCAAGCGCCAGCAGGAACAGACCGACTGGGGCTACCGGGCGGGTGTGCTGGTGGCCCTTCAGGACGGCGAGGTGCGCGGCATGGCCGCCTATTCACAGAATCCCGGTGCCTACCACCCGCAACGCTATGTGCTGGAGCTGGCCGTCCACCCCGCGTCTGGCGGCAGGGGTGTGGGCGGTGCCCTCTGGGACGCGCTGGAAGGAATATTGCGCGAACACGACGCGCAGCAGGCCCGTATCCTGGCCCGCGAGGACCATCCTGTCGCGCCGGGTTTCCTGGCGCGGCGCGGCTTCACGGCAGGCAAGCGCTACTTCACCAGTTCGCTGGACGTGACCGCCTTCGACGACGCGCCGTTTCGCACACTGCTCGCTGCGCTGGCCGCGCAGGGCGTCCGCATTCGCAGCCTCGCGGAGTTGCAGGCCGGGCACATGCCGGACCTACACACCCGCTTGCACGCCCTGATGTCCGATGTGCGCGGGGACGTGCCACGCGCCGATCCGGTCACGCCGCTGAGCTTTCAGGTGTTCAAGGACGCTGTGCTTGGCGATCCTGGCCTGTTGCCGCAAGCGTATCTGGTGGCAGAGGCCGGGGGCGAATGGATCGGGCAGACGACTCTCTTCCGCAGCGAGGCGAGCCGCGAACTATTTACCGGCCTGACCGGCGTGACCCGCGAGTGGCGTGGCCGGGGGGTGGCCACGGCCCTGAAAGTCGCGGCCATCGGCGTGGTGCGTGCGCTGGGTGCGCCCACCATCCGCACCGACAACGCCAGCGACAACGCGCCCATGCTGCGCGTCAATGACCGCCTGGGCTTCGTGCGCGATCCGGCGACGGTCAGCTATCTGCGGCAGTTCTGA
- a CDS encoding arginase: MLLSIDWDAYSGTRELIFDAPIWGTRDLEHDRLAAWRERVRKRGGQDWNVLAADFPLFSGWQALAQYVGMPAFVALSHADAWGWLERFPGRDVLNIDSHHDLASFSGDALRVRPGNWAGLGLRAGLIQRYTCLYPEWHADLPVAEGFDLGRTRAEVLPLLAPGVLERVTLTRALPLPPPGQVETLLLVQSPAWTNPAHDKEFLALAQQLNCETLTSPLSRLRFDG; encoded by the coding sequence GTGCTGCTGAGCATTGACTGGGACGCCTATTCCGGCACGCGTGAACTGATCTTTGACGCGCCGATCTGGGGCACGCGTGATCTTGAGCATGACCGGCTGGCCGCCTGGCGGGAGCGGGTTCGGAAACGGGGCGGGCAGGACTGGAATGTGCTGGCCGCCGATTTCCCGCTGTTCTCCGGCTGGCAGGCTCTGGCGCAGTACGTCGGGATGCCCGCGTTCGTGGCCCTCAGCCATGCGGACGCTTGGGGATGGCTGGAGCGGTTTCCAGGCCGGGACGTGCTGAACATCGACTCGCACCATGACCTCGCCAGCTTCAGCGGGGACGCCCTGCGCGTGCGCCCCGGTAACTGGGCGGGTCTGGGCCTGCGGGCCGGATTGATCCAGCGGTACACCTGCCTGTATCCGGAGTGGCACGCAGACCTCCCGGTGGCCGAGGGTTTCGATCTGGGGCGCACCCGCGCGGAGGTGCTGCCCCTGCTCGCGCCCGGAGTGCTGGAACGCGTCACCCTGACCCGAGCCCTGCCCCTGCCGCCTCCCGGCCAAGTGGAGACGCTACTGCTCGTTCAATCTCCGGCGTGGACGAATCCGGCGCACGACAAGGAATTTCTGGCCCTCGCCCAGCAGCTGAACTGCGAAACGCTGACGAGCCCTCTGAGCCGTTTGCGATTTGACGGTTGA
- a CDS encoding carbohydrate kinase family protein produces the protein MSPSPLPLIVSAGEALTDLVTAGGAAWTAHPGGAGWNVARACAALGVPSAFAGAVGQDNFGDDLLSASAEAGLDLRFLQRVTAPTLMAVVYSANPPSYRFLGENSADLHFDPSGLPEGWLEAVKWLHVGGISLSRWPLADTLLSLVRQARAAGVKISFDPNARITHRHRAYPAVMERVARQADLLKFSDEDLTFFFPGTPEAGALQTLRGWNPRAPIVITRGAQGASLYHAAGRADVPAFPVEVVDTVGAGDALCAGLLVSATERPQARWTEHLALGLKAAAAACAHAGAYAPTRADLEAMGER, from the coding sequence ATGTCACCCTCACCCCTGCCGCTGATCGTAAGTGCCGGAGAAGCCCTGACCGACCTCGTGACCGCCGGGGGTGCAGCCTGGACAGCGCATCCCGGCGGAGCGGGCTGGAACGTGGCGCGGGCCTGCGCCGCCCTGGGGGTGCCCAGCGCTTTTGCCGGAGCGGTGGGCCAGGACAACTTCGGGGATGACCTGCTGAGCGCCTCCGCCGAGGCGGGGCTGGACCTGCGCTTCCTGCAACGGGTGACTGCCCCCACCCTGATGGCCGTGGTCTACAGCGCCAACCCGCCCTCCTACCGCTTTCTGGGTGAGAACAGCGCCGATCTGCACTTTGACCCGTCCGGGTTGCCGGAGGGCTGGCTGGAGGCGGTCAAATGGCTGCACGTGGGCGGGATCAGCCTGAGCCGCTGGCCGCTGGCCGACACGCTGCTGTCGCTGGTCAGACAGGCCCGCGCGGCGGGCGTGAAGATCAGTTTCGATCCCAACGCCCGCATCACCCACCGCCACCGCGCCTACCCGGCGGTCATGGAGCGCGTGGCCCGCCAGGCCGACCTGCTGAAGTTCAGCGATGAGGATCTGACCTTCTTCTTCCCCGGCACCCCGGAGGCGGGGGCGCTGCAAACCCTGCGCGGCTGGAATCCGCGTGCGCCGATTGTGATCACGCGTGGGGCGCAGGGGGCCAGCCTGTACCACGCGGCGGGGCGGGCCGACGTGCCGGCCTTCCCAGTGGAGGTGGTCGACACGGTGGGTGCGGGCGACGCGCTGTGCGCCGGACTGCTGGTTTCGGCCACCGAGCGCCCGCAGGCGCGGTGGACCGAGCATCTGGCGCTGGGCCTGAAAGCTGCCGCCGCCGCCTGCGCCCACGCCGGGGCCTACGCGCCCACACGGGCGGACCTGGAGGCGATGGGGGAGCGCTGA
- a CDS encoding GNAT family N-acetyltransferase, whose protein sequence is MCDTPLAPSQSVLLAAYDAQLREGAEMVGADSVDRAGPLWRGTFGNRGFVSYRSLDGLTGQALNDLIAQTVAHYAADPQILSFEWKTRGHDAPADLPQRLSTHGFHAEDTETVMLGEARLLNQPVPLPEGVTLRRIDTLADPYPDMVRAARAQEQAFGQAFDVDRFVRHIEQGAGRVELWVAETAQEMICVGRLEVIPDTEFAGLWGGGTVPGWRGKGIYRALTAARARSALERGVRYLHSDSTEFSRPILERSGLLAVTTTTPYVWQR, encoded by the coding sequence ATGTGCGACACCCCGCTTGCCCCTTCCCAGTCCGTTCTGCTGGCGGCATACGACGCCCAGTTGCGCGAGGGGGCGGAGATGGTCGGCGCGGACAGCGTGGACCGCGCGGGACCGCTGTGGCGCGGCACGTTCGGAAACCGGGGCTTCGTGTCGTATCGCTCGCTGGACGGCCTCACGGGGCAGGCACTGAACGACCTGATCGCGCAAACGGTCGCGCATTACGCCGCTGACCCGCAGATTCTCAGCTTCGAGTGGAAGACGCGTGGGCACGACGCGCCCGCCGATCTGCCCCAGCGCCTGAGCACGCATGGCTTTCACGCCGAGGACACCGAGACCGTCATGCTGGGCGAGGCCCGCCTGCTGAACCAGCCTGTGCCCCTGCCGGAGGGCGTCACGCTGCGCCGCATCGACACCCTGGCGGACCCGTACCCGGACATGGTGCGGGCGGCCCGCGCTCAGGAACAGGCTTTCGGGCAGGCCTTCGACGTGGACCGCTTCGTGCGTCACATCGAGCAGGGCGCAGGCCGCGTGGAACTGTGGGTGGCCGAAACCGCGCAGGAGATGATCTGTGTGGGCCGCCTGGAGGTCATCCCAGACACCGAGTTCGCCGGATTGTGGGGGGGCGGCACCGTCCCCGGCTGGCGTGGTAAAGGCATTTACCGTGCCCTGACCGCCGCCCGAGCCCGGTCTGCCCTGGAACGCGGCGTGCGCTACCTGCACAGCGACTCCACCGAATTCTCCCGCCCGATTCTGGAGCGCAGCGGGCTGCTGGCCGTCACGACGACCACCCCGTATGTCTGGCAGCGCTGA
- a CDS encoding metal ABC transporter ATP-binding protein — protein sequence MLGVEHLTVKYGSQVALEDASVRFEAGSFSAIIGPNGAGKSTLLRTLVGLLPAHHDAVRFDPGHTAQNCISYVPQQQTLDWGFPVTVWDVAMMGRTGRLGWLRWPGRTDRERVAAALRETGVFDLRHRHIGALSGGQRQRVLLARMLVRDGHLLLLDEPLTGVDATTQEQLMALLRAQADKGRAVVMVTHDLEQARRWCDHLILINRRVVADGTPEEVYTTQNIEATFSTSFLGHTHAEA from the coding sequence GTGCTGGGCGTGGAACATCTCACCGTGAAATACGGCTCTCAAGTCGCGCTGGAGGACGCCAGCGTGCGCTTTGAGGCCGGCAGCTTCTCGGCCATCATCGGGCCCAACGGTGCGGGCAAATCCACGCTGCTGCGGACACTGGTGGGCCTGCTGCCCGCTCACCACGACGCCGTGCGTTTCGATCCGGGCCACACCGCGCAGAACTGCATCTCCTACGTGCCGCAGCAGCAGACGCTGGACTGGGGCTTTCCGGTCACGGTCTGGGACGTGGCGATGATGGGCCGCACCGGCCGCCTGGGCTGGTTGCGCTGGCCGGGGCGCACAGACCGCGAGCGGGTGGCGGCGGCGCTGCGGGAAACGGGCGTGTTTGACCTACGCCACCGCCACATCGGTGCCCTGAGTGGCGGCCAGCGCCAGCGTGTCCTGCTGGCCCGCATGCTCGTCCGCGACGGCCACCTACTGCTGCTGGACGAGCCCCTGACCGGCGTGGACGCCACGACGCAGGAGCAACTGATGGCCCTGCTGCGCGCCCAGGCCGACAAGGGCCGCGCCGTGGTGATGGTCACCCACGACCTGGAACAGGCCCGGCGCTGGTGCGATCACCTGATCCTGATCAACAGGCGCGTGGTGGCCGACGGCACGCCCGAAGAGGTCTACACGACGCAGAACATCGAGGCCACCTTCAGTACGTCGTTTCTGGGACACACGCATGCCGAGGCTTAG
- a CDS encoding metal ABC transporter permease has translation MHFLTDPLQFDFFVRALLAVGLVSVLCALVGAWVVLRGLSYIGDAMSHAVLPGIVGAFLSGGSLLLGALVAAVLTALGIGVVGQRSGLKQDSAIGIVFVGMFALGIVMLSRVPTFTSDLSHFLIGNPLGVTAADLWGALAVTLVVGAVLGAVQKELLLASFDPTEARAVGLPVRRLESLLLILIGLVVVLTVQLVGTTLSVSLLITSSAAARLLARSLPRMIALAAALGILGGVVGLYLSYYLDTATGATIVLVNTAVFLLVLLFRRRE, from the coding sequence ATGCACTTCCTCACTGACCCCCTGCAGTTTGATTTCTTCGTGCGTGCGCTGCTGGCGGTGGGGCTGGTCAGCGTGCTGTGCGCCCTGGTGGGCGCGTGGGTGGTGCTGCGCGGCCTGAGTTACATCGGCGACGCCATGAGCCACGCGGTGCTGCCGGGCATCGTGGGGGCCTTCCTGTCGGGCGGCAGCCTGCTGCTGGGGGCGCTGGTGGCCGCCGTGCTGACCGCGCTGGGTATCGGCGTGGTGGGGCAGCGCAGCGGTCTCAAGCAGGACAGCGCCATCGGCATCGTGTTCGTGGGCATGTTCGCGCTGGGCATCGTGATGCTCTCGCGGGTGCCCACCTTTACCTCGGACCTCAGCCACTTTCTGATCGGCAACCCGCTGGGCGTCACCGCCGCGGACCTGTGGGGAGCGCTGGCAGTGACGCTGGTGGTGGGCGCGGTGCTGGGCGCAGTCCAGAAGGAACTGCTGCTGGCTTCTTTCGATCCCACCGAGGCGCGGGCGGTGGGTCTGCCGGTCCGCAGGCTCGAAAGCCTGCTGCTGATCCTGATCGGGCTGGTGGTGGTGCTGACCGTGCAACTGGTGGGAACCACCCTGAGCGTCAGCCTGCTGATCACTTCCAGCGCCGCTGCCCGCCTGCTGGCCCGCAGCCTGCCGCGCATGATCGCGCTAGCCGCCGCATTGGGCATCCTGGGCGGCGTGGTCGGGCTGTACCTCAGCTATTACCTGGACACCGCCACAGGCGCGACTATTGTGCTGGTGAACACGGCCGTCTTCCTGCTGGTGCTGCTGTTCCGGCGCAGGGAATAA
- a CDS encoding DUF2268 domain-containing protein: protein MHITEIDTLGALREVLRRPEDQQLSLFRQSVMEPLRPVWENMLRYLPGGAGHDPALAAAHTMRLYLPDMGREQGLAALDMLERANVQQDNRAALQQAIDELRPTEHGLTLPEVRLAVLLASPDGLGEAGYTGAGNTPGWVTLSVWPGPHNLCKLPAVTAHEFNHNVRFGLPDWTFPMSLGAYLVAEGLAESFAAALHGPGSLGPWTTTLGLDELRSLQPRYQAALNEQDFGVVRGYIFGDGVMAAFAGGRATPGLGSSGLGIPDHAGYALGYRVVQDYLARTGRTPAEATYDPWRVIAAQSGWFTV, encoded by the coding sequence ATGCACATCACTGAAATCGACACCCTGGGCGCCCTGCGCGAGGTGCTCAGGCGCCCGGAAGACCAGCAACTCTCCCTCTTCCGCCAGAGCGTGATGGAACCGCTGCGCCCTGTCTGGGAGAACATGCTGCGCTACCTGCCCGGCGGCGCGGGCCATGATCCGGCGCTGGCGGCAGCCCACACCATGCGGCTGTATCTGCCCGACATGGGCCGCGAACAGGGCCTGGCCGCGCTGGACATGCTGGAGCGGGCGAACGTTCAGCAAGATAATCGTGCCGCCTTGCAACAGGCCATTGACGAGTTGCGCCCCACCGAGCATGGCCTGACCCTGCCCGAAGTCCGTCTCGCCGTGCTTCTGGCCTCACCGGATGGACTGGGCGAGGCGGGCTACACCGGGGCGGGCAACACCCCTGGCTGGGTCACGCTTTCGGTGTGGCCAGGGCCGCACAACCTGTGCAAATTGCCCGCCGTCACGGCGCACGAATTCAATCACAACGTCCGCTTCGGCCTGCCCGACTGGACCTTTCCCATGTCGCTGGGCGCGTATCTGGTGGCCGAGGGGCTGGCCGAGTCCTTTGCGGCGGCCCTGCATGGCCCAGGGAGTCTGGGGCCGTGGACGACGACGCTGGGCCTGGACGAATTGCGAAGCCTTCAGCCGCGCTATCAGGCCGCGCTCAATGAGCAGGACTTCGGGGTGGTGCGCGGCTACATCTTCGGCGACGGGGTGATGGCGGCCTTTGCTGGCGGACGCGCGACGCCGGGGCTGGGCAGTTCCGGTCTGGGCATTCCCGATCACGCCGGGTACGCGCTGGGCTACCGCGTGGTGCAGGACTATCTGGCCCGCACGGGGCGCACGCCTGCCGAAGCGACGTATGACCCCTGGCGCGTGATTGCGGCGCAGTCGGGCTGGTTCACGGTCTAA
- a CDS encoding ABC-F family ATP-binding cassette domain-containing protein, whose amino-acid sequence MTEVARVYGDEMVFEGVNLEISADERLALIGENGSGKSTLLRVLAGLDMPDAGVVTRAGRVALLAQHTEIGAGTLLDAVTPPELQRARRAFEVASAGLEYADDAAVHTFAEAEEAYRLAGGYDFGARAAGVLGGLGLEADLDSTQLSGGQTRRMMLARLLLSPADVYLLDEPTNHLDADGAAWLEGWIRDSAAAFVLASHDRAFLDAVAGRTAELERGTLTVYPGAYTVAMELKATLREAQERDYAAFKRKRAALEEEQRRQASKGGVEENRRRAKDNDKFRSTHKAERGQQIFSARAKAMQKQIERLDAEATAKPFQDRRAVRLDLPAAPHGPCEVLSVRELGVCRGGQAILRGVDLEVRRGDRIALTGPNGGGKSTLLGALLGTLPHRGEVRWGPGLTLYTAGQHGEELSGLETVGDALLDANAELTPHQLYEVAAGLGLPGGPSFPLAGLSGGQRTRLSLARLSVTRAQVLVLDEPTNHLDIRAIEALEALLLDFPGTVLLASHDRALIGRVATRVWTVDGGEVRED is encoded by the coding sequence ATGACAGAGGTCGCCCGTGTTTACGGCGACGAGATGGTTTTTGAAGGTGTGAATCTGGAGATCAGTGCTGACGAGCGTCTGGCGCTGATCGGGGAAAATGGCAGCGGCAAGAGCACGCTGCTGCGCGTGCTGGCCGGTCTGGACATGCCGGACGCGGGTGTGGTGACGCGGGCAGGGCGAGTGGCCCTGCTGGCCCAACACACCGAAATCGGGGCGGGCACGCTGCTGGACGCCGTGACTCCCCCCGAATTGCAGCGGGCACGGCGGGCGTTCGAGGTGGCCTCCGCTGGGCTGGAATACGCCGATGACGCTGCCGTGCACACCTTCGCGGAGGCCGAGGAGGCGTACCGGCTGGCCGGAGGCTACGACTTCGGGGCGCGGGCGGCGGGCGTACTGGGCGGCCTGGGGCTGGAGGCTGACCTGGACAGCACGCAACTTTCCGGCGGCCAGACCCGCCGCATGATGCTGGCGCGGCTGCTGCTCTCGCCCGCCGACGTGTACCTGCTGGACGAACCCACCAACCACCTGGATGCGGACGGCGCGGCGTGGCTGGAGGGCTGGATTCGTGACTCGGCAGCCGCTTTTGTGCTGGCGAGCCATGACCGTGCTTTTCTGGACGCGGTGGCGGGGCGCACGGCAGAACTGGAGCGCGGCACGCTGACTGTCTATCCGGGCGCTTACACGGTGGCAATGGAACTCAAGGCGACGCTGCGCGAGGCGCAGGAGCGTGATTACGCGGCCTTCAAGCGCAAGCGGGCGGCGCTGGAGGAAGAGCAGCGCCGTCAGGCCAGCAAGGGTGGGGTGGAGGAGAACCGGCGCCGTGCAAAAGACAATGACAAGTTCCGGTCCACCCACAAGGCAGAACGGGGGCAGCAGATTTTCTCGGCCAGGGCGAAAGCGATGCAGAAACAGATCGAGCGCCTGGACGCCGAGGCCACCGCCAAACCTTTTCAGGATCGCCGCGCCGTGCGCCTGGATTTACCTGCGGCCCCGCACGGTCCTTGCGAGGTGCTAAGCGTGCGGGAACTGGGCGTCTGTCGCGGGGGACAGGCCATTCTGCGCGGCGTTGATCTGGAGGTGCGCCGGGGAGACCGCATCGCCCTGACGGGGCCGAACGGCGGCGGCAAGAGCACGTTGCTGGGCGCATTGCTGGGGACACTGCCCCACCGGGGAGAGGTGCGGTGGGGACCAGGACTGACCCTCTACACGGCGGGGCAGCACGGCGAGGAACTGTCCGGGCTGGAGACGGTGGGGGACGCCCTGCTGGACGCCAACGCAGAACTCACCCCGCACCAGTTGTACGAGGTGGCGGCGGGGCTGGGCCTGCCGGGCGGACCATCCTTTCCTCTGGCCGGTCTGTCTGGCGGGCAGCGCACCCGCCTGAGCCTGGCCCGCCTGAGCGTCACGCGGGCGCAGGTGCTGGTGCTGGACGAACCGACAAATCACCTGGACATCCGCGCCATTGAGGCGTTGGAGGCGCTCCTGCTGGACTTTCCCGGCACCGTCCTCCTCGCCAGCCATGACCGCGCCCTGATCGGGCGGGTGGCGACGCGGGTGTGGACCGTGGACGGCGGCGAGGTCAGGGAGGACTAG
- the lepB gene encoding signal peptidase I: MNPVPRPPTSPWKQAWRIWILGALLPVYLLTTFVGTLARVDGDSMNDTLHTGDLLLLLKYPRWLRAAHLPTSYPRRGDLLIFKAPADSPYSYETVWGVRHRPYNVKRAVALEGDTVAIQEGRVVLNGKPLAESYASDGFSRDQPALTVPPGKVWVLGDNRRLGASLDSRVYGPVDLRDVAGPANLRLWPRPGLVPR; the protein is encoded by the coding sequence GTGAATCCGGTGCCCCGACCTCCAACCAGCCCCTGGAAACAGGCCTGGCGAATCTGGATTCTGGGGGCGCTGTTGCCGGTGTACCTGCTGACCACCTTCGTGGGCACCCTGGCCCGCGTGGACGGCGACTCCATGAATGACACCCTGCACACCGGGGACCTGCTGCTGTTGCTGAAATACCCGCGCTGGTTGCGGGCCGCCCATCTGCCCACGTCGTATCCACGCCGCGGCGACCTGCTGATCTTCAAGGCTCCGGCAGACAGCCCATACAGTTATGAAACGGTCTGGGGCGTGCGCCACCGCCCCTACAACGTCAAGCGCGCTGTGGCGCTGGAGGGTGACACGGTGGCTATTCAGGAGGGGCGCGTCGTCCTGAACGGCAAACCGCTGGCGGAGAGTTACGCCAGCGACGGTTTTTCGCGGGACCAGCCCGCGCTGACCGTGCCGCCGGGCAAGGTCTGGGTGCTGGGCGACAACCGCCGCCTGGGGGCCAGCCTGGACAGCCGTGTGTACGGCCCGGTGGACCTGCGCGACGTGGCGGGACCGGCCAACCTGCGCTTGTGGCCCCGGCCAGGGCTGGTCCCGCGCTGA
- a CDS encoding FKBP-type peptidyl-prolyl cis-trans isomerase, producing MSTSEQPQLKVDKYEEGSGAPAQTGKMVRVHYTGMLENGQKFDSSRDRGEPIEFPLGVGYVIPGWDQGIAQLRVGDKAKLTVPASLGYGEAGVPGVIPGGATLIFDVELVDVR from the coding sequence ATGAGCACCTCCGAACAGCCCCAACTCAAGGTTGACAAGTACGAAGAAGGCAGTGGGGCTCCCGCCCAGACTGGAAAGATGGTCCGGGTCCACTACACCGGCATGCTGGAGAACGGCCAGAAATTCGATTCCAGCCGGGACCGGGGTGAACCCATCGAATTCCCGCTGGGCGTGGGTTACGTGATTCCGGGCTGGGACCAGGGAATCGCGCAACTCCGGGTGGGGGACAAGGCCAAACTGACTGTCCCAGCCTCGCTCGGGTACGGCGAGGCGGGCGTTCCCGGCGTGATTCCCGGCGGCGCCACGCTGATTTTCGATGTGGAACTGGTGGATGTGCGCTGA
- a CDS encoding TM2 domain-containing protein: MTNPDDQQAPTGSNPVSETGQGGSRPQGNAPSWMDDVLGSPNPGGSARPLGPDMGKRDPGTPNLSKAPAQAHDLRIPEPARPAPAAVPEDWISRVTGNPPPSSAPQSNGFQTQPQTPPRSNAPGLDAWGEPQRPIPQPPMAQADERPVRPYAPDASPAGDVAQKRLIAGLLAIFLGSLGIHKFYLGLNTQGLMILGVNIGVWVLALLVGLLTLGLGLIITLPLAGLVSSALGLLGLIEGILYLTKSDTDFQRDYLVGKKPWL, translated from the coding sequence ATGACGAATCCTGACGATCAGCAGGCTCCGACGGGAAGCAACCCGGTGAGCGAGACCGGGCAGGGCGGGAGCAGACCGCAGGGCAATGCGCCCTCGTGGATGGATGATGTGCTGGGCAGCCCAAATCCGGGTGGCTCGGCCCGACCTCTCGGCCCCGACATGGGCAAGCGCGATCCTGGCACGCCCAACCTCAGCAAGGCCCCTGCCCAGGCACATGATCTCCGGATTCCTGAACCCGCGCGTCCCGCCCCGGCTGCTGTCCCCGAGGACTGGATCTCGCGGGTCACAGGGAACCCGCCCCCGTCTAGTGCACCGCAAAGTAATGGCTTCCAGACTCAGCCGCAGACCCCACCGCGCTCCAATGCGCCCGGGTTGGATGCCTGGGGCGAGCCTCAGCGCCCCATCCCGCAGCCTCCCATGGCCCAGGCCGACGAGCGCCCCGTCAGGCCATACGCTCCGGACGCCTCGCCGGCGGGCGACGTGGCCCAGAAACGCCTGATCGCCGGACTGCTGGCTATTTTCCTGGGCAGTCTGGGCATCCACAAGTTTTACCTGGGCCTGAACACCCAGGGCCTGATGATCCTGGGTGTCAACATCGGGGTCTGGGTGCTGGCCCTGCTGGTTGGCCTGCTCACGCTCGGACTCGGTCTGATCATCACCCTGCCGCTGGCCGGGCTGGTCAGCAGCGCGCTGGGCCTGCTGGGCCTGATCGAGGGCATCCTGTATCTGACCAAATCCGACACGGACTTTCAGCGCGATTATCTGGTGGGCAAGAAGCCCTGGCTGTAA
- a CDS encoding aminotransferase class V-fold PLP-dependent enzyme yields the protein MSDFPTDPTDTDWSYQTAAVHTSIPRGLGQTVGLPIHAAAAFQFDTLAQAQDEFQNNTGLSYARLQNPTVRALEDRITALEGGASTVALASGQAATLTALLSACRAGDHVVSASSLFGGTTGMLNNILPLMGISATLVDNTPDAVRAAMQDNTRLVWAEMISNPAGDIADLDPFAGIAHEHGALLAIDNTCGGVGYLCRPLEYGADIVSQSLTKWAGGHGSVMGGSVTVGARQDLSRNPSYTDGGENSVLKVRGDAALAWRQRWLGASQLGMTLAPHSAFLIAQGLETLALRLSRECESALELARWLQTQPGVGKVSYPGLEGHPFHDQAGRYLRHGSGAVLAFEVPDPAAFLSRLRVLRIAPNLGDVRTLVVHPWTTTHGRVPEAARLAAGVTPQTIRMSVGVEDVKDLKADIAGAL from the coding sequence ATGAGCGATTTTCCCACTGACCCGACCGACACCGACTGGAGCTACCAGACCGCTGCCGTCCACACCAGTATTCCGCGCGGGTTGGGGCAGACGGTGGGCCTGCCCATCCACGCCGCCGCCGCCTTTCAATTCGACACCCTGGCGCAGGCACAGGACGAGTTTCAGAACAACACCGGCCTCAGCTACGCTCGCCTTCAAAACCCGACTGTCCGCGCACTGGAAGACCGGATTACCGCGCTGGAGGGCGGGGCGAGCACGGTGGCGCTCGCCAGCGGACAGGCCGCCACCCTCACGGCCCTGCTGAGCGCGTGCCGCGCCGGGGATCATGTGGTGTCGGCGTCCAGCCTGTTCGGGGGCACCACCGGCATGCTGAACAACATCCTGCCGCTGATGGGCATTTCCGCGACGCTGGTGGACAATACCCCCGACGCTGTGCGGGCCGCCATGCAGGACAACACCCGTCTGGTCTGGGCCGAGATGATCAGCAATCCCGCCGGGGACATCGCCGATCTTGACCCGTTTGCCGGGATTGCGCACGAGCACGGGGCCCTGCTGGCCATCGACAACACCTGCGGCGGCGTGGGCTACCTGTGCCGCCCGCTGGAGTACGGGGCAGACATCGTGTCGCAGTCCCTGACCAAGTGGGCGGGGGGGCACGGCAGCGTGATGGGTGGAAGCGTCACCGTGGGGGCCCGGCAGGACCTGAGCCGCAACCCCAGCTACACCGACGGCGGCGAGAACAGCGTCTTGAAAGTGCGTGGCGACGCGGCCCTGGCTTGGCGGCAACGCTGGCTGGGGGCCAGTCAACTGGGCATGACCCTGGCTCCCCACAGCGCCTTTCTGATCGCGCAGGGCCTGGAGACGCTGGCGCTGCGCCTGTCACGCGAGTGCGAGAGTGCGCTGGAACTGGCCCGCTGGCTGCAGACCCAGCCCGGCGTGGGCAAGGTCAGCTATCCCGGTCTGGAGGGTCACCCCTTCCATGACCAGGCCGGGCGCTACCTGCGGCACGGCTCCGGCGCGGTGCTGGCTTTCGAGGTGCCAGACCCCGCCGCCTTCCTGTCACGTCTGCGCGTGCTGCGGATCGCGCCCAATCTGGGTGACGTTCGCACTCTGGTCGTCCACCCCTGGACCACCACCCACGGGCGCGTTCCCGAAGCCGCCCGACTTGCCGCCGGGGTGACCCCCCAGACCATCCGCATGAGCGTGGGCGTGGAAGACGTCAAGGACCTGAAGGCGGATATCGCCGGGGCGCTGTAA